ATCGTCTTTACCCTTTAAATAGTAAAAATTAACTGGGCTGAAATACATTCCCCACATACGAAGCTGCCCAAGCATATATACATCACCGCTTAAGGTATCCTCACTTAAACTGTTCATTTTTTCTAGTACGCTTTGGTCTAATGGCGTGTTGCTATCACCTAAGTAATCTTCACGTTTGAAGCGCACTCTCGCTTTTGAATTAACAGAGAAGTGTTTCAAGGCTGCTGGCAATGCATCGACTTCGTTTAATTTTATCCAGAACAAATAAATATGATAGTCGAACTTATGTTGGGTAGGTGAAAAGCGCTCGTGATACACCTTTCCTTCATAAATAGCGCTATCCATCAAAGGTTAACTCCAAATCGCTCGCATACATCTAATGCGCTGTGCACACCATCTTCATGGAAGCCGTTATACCAGTAGGCGCCGCAAAAATGCAGATTATCCACACCACATATTTGGCTTCGGCGCTGTTGTGCGTTCACCATAACTTCACTAAATTGAGGATGCGCATATTGATAGCTACCCAATACCGCGCTTGTATCAATTTCATCCGTGTTATTAAGGGTGACGCAGTAGGTATTAGCTGCGTCTAATCGCTGGAGAATATTCATATCGTAAGTCACCGAAGCCGGTCTTTCTTCCTCGTCAGCATCGTCTTTTAAGCGGTAATTCCAACTTGCCCATGCAAGCTTGCGCTTAGGAAGTTGGTTTGTATCTTTGTGCATGAGGACATCGTTTTCAGCAAAGCCAATGGCGCCCAACACAGCTTGCTGAGCGTCGGTGGGGGTATCTAGCATGGCCAATGCTTGGTCGCTATGACAAGCAAAAATAACGTGATCAAATATGGCTTGAGCGCCAGATGTGTCAGTAACCTGCCACGTATCACCCACTTTCTTAACATTAGTAACGCCACATGATAGCTTTATCTTGTCTTGAAAACTGGCGATTAACGGAGGGATATAAGTGCTAGAGCCACCTTTAATGGTATACCACTGTGGCCTGTCACTTATATTGAGTAAACCGTGGTTGTTAAAAAACTGAAGAAAGAAAGTCAGCGGGAACTGCCTAGTTTGGGCGAGACTTGCAGACCAAATAGCGGCGCACATGGGCAAAATATAGTAGCGCGCAAAGTCATCACTTAACTTTAGCTCGTTAATAACATCTTGAAGTGTCATTGAAGAAGTGTCTCTCTTCTCGGCGACAAAAGCTTTACAAGCTTTATTAAACTTCAGAATGTCGCGTACAATGCGCCAAAACCTCGGGCGTAGTATATTTCTACGCTGTGCAAATAGGCTGTTAATCGTATTACCATTGTACTCGATGTTAGCTTTCTTACTGGTAACAGAAAAGCTCATCTCGGTAGGTTGGTATGCAACATCAAGTTGCTTCATCAGCTTTATAAATCTAGGGTAGGTCCAATCATTAAATACAATGAAACCGGTATCGATATTTCGTTCAATGCCATCATCATTGATTTTCTTAGTGGCGGTGTGCCCTCCAATGTAATCATTGGCCTCATAAACCGTTATATCAGCCGTTTCATTTAACAAATACCCGCAAGTCAGGCCTGAAATGCCTGTCCCAATAATCGCTACATTTTTTGTCATTGTTATTGTGCTCTACTGCTTTTCTCGCATTGATAGTGATAATTTTTTTTGTAATCCAACCGGTAAAATATGCATAAACCGAAGTATGAGGCCAAACATGCGGGGGAAAAAAACGGTTTGCTTGTCGGTTTCAATACCTTTGAGCATAGACTCCGCCGCTTCAGTGGCCGTAATTTTCATTGGCATATCAAAGTCATTTTTGTCAGTAAGAGGGGTTTCGACAAAGCCTGGTGATACCGCTTGAACCTTTATACCGCGGTCGTGTAAATCTACCTCTAAGCTTTTCGTAAAATAGTGAAGGGCTGCCTTGCTCGCCCCATAAGCCTGAGAACGGGTAAACGGGAGAAGGCGAGCCATACTATCCACGATGACTAGCTTATTTCCTCTCTTTAATGAAGGAATTAGCGCCTCTACACAGTGAACTACCCCAAAAAAGTTGGTCTCGAAAACGCGTCTAAACATATCTGACTCGAATTCATCAATATCTACATATTCGCAGGTGCCTGCATTTAAAATAGCAACATCGCACTTTACGTTGTGTAGCGCCTGTTTTGCATCTTCAAGAGAAGTGACATCAAATTTGAGCGGCTTAATATTTGGTTTCGAGGCCAGTTCATCTAGAACACCTTGGTTTCTTCCGCATGCAATTACCTGATAGCCTTTTTCTGCTGCATGAAGTGCTAATGCTTTGCCAATACCCGAGGTGGCGCCTGTAATGAGTAATGTCTTCATTTCGCTAACCTCTTTTTAATTTTCTTCACAAAGAAGCCTAACAGAGGAATGTGTTCATATACCATTTCCCCTAAATCATAATAATCTTTGTGATAAACAATAATGTCATCCTTTACCGTTAGTTGGGTGTTCCCATCTACGGTTATCAGCTTGTCACTTTGTTTAAGTTTGAGGTTCATCGTCCAGTTAACAATATGAGTCACACTGTTACTACTCACTGGCGCAATCATCGATATGTCAAACTGACAACGCTCGGCTTGCTCGAGCAAGTTTGCAAAATACTTCTGAACATCATCTAGGCCATGGTGGGTAGTGATAGGGTCAACAAATGTAACGTTGGAAGCATATATATAGGCTAAGTCATCTAGAGTGATTTGGCATATATCGGCGTACATGGTTGAGAATCTATCTAATACAGTCATCACTTCTTCACTTTGTTAATTTGCTAACGTAAAACAGCTATGTAACTCTTTGTTACTATTGCTAATACTCGTTAAAGTATGTTTGTAACTACTATACACGCTATTTTGATTATCGTTCTATTATTCCAAGCGTAACCGAGTTAGTTAACGTTTTCTTAATATAGTCATTCTACAAATAAAGCGGCGCGTAGGATCATTGCCCCTAGACTAAAGTGTGAAATTTTTTCCCTAGCGATCCAATTTGTTCACAGTGGCGTAATTGCTTATGACCAAAAGAGTTAAGAGTTTATGAGTAAGACATCGATTCCACTATTTCCGTTATCTGCCCACTTGCTTCCAGAAGGACGCATGGCGTTACGTATTTTCGAGCCAAGGTACACGCGCATGGTTAAGCAGGCATGCGCTGAAAATAAAGGGTTTGTGATGTGTATGCTAAACGCATCTGGTGATAAATCCCGTAATGAACATATTTATCCGATTGGTACCTACGCTAAGGTTGTCGACTTCGATTTACTCGATGACGGCTTGCTTGGCATAAAGGTTGCTGGATTAGAGTTAGTTGAGGTAACTGATGTAGCAGTTGAATCAGATGGGTTACGTACAGGCCATTGTCGTTCTGTATCGCCTTGGAACTGCGAAATATCACCTCAGCAATTAGCGCCTATAAATGAGCGTTTGAAAGAAATTTTTGCGAAGTATACGGAGATAGCATCACTCTACGAAGAAACCCAGTTTGACGACCCTATATGGGTGTTAAGACGGTGGCTTGAATTGTTACCTGTTGATGGTGGACAAAAGCAGCAGTTTCTTAAAGAGGGTGGCGACAAGAACTTACTTAACTATCTTTGTGCTTTAATTCGATAAAACGAATTAAGAGAAAACTTCTTAAATTCCATTAAACAATTGTAATGTGGATTTGGCGATTTTTTCGAACTTCTTTCATCGTTTGTTTGTAAAATATATTAATCGAATCGGATAAACGGACGAAACCTTATGTTAGTTGGAATTCCTTTAGAACAAAGTAAGAGTACGATTAAACCGAAAGAATGCGCGGTTGAGATGTCAGATTACCTAGTAGAAGTTGCCCAAAA
The nucleotide sequence above comes from Alteromonas naphthalenivorans. Encoded proteins:
- a CDS encoding NAD(P)/FAD-dependent oxidoreductase; translation: MTKNVAIIGTGISGLTCGYLLNETADITVYEANDYIGGHTATKKINDDGIERNIDTGFIVFNDWTYPRFIKLMKQLDVAYQPTEMSFSVTSKKANIEYNGNTINSLFAQRRNILRPRFWRIVRDILKFNKACKAFVAEKRDTSSMTLQDVINELKLSDDFARYYILPMCAAIWSASLAQTRQFPLTFFLQFFNNHGLLNISDRPQWYTIKGGSSTYIPPLIASFQDKIKLSCGVTNVKKVGDTWQVTDTSGAQAIFDHVIFACHSDQALAMLDTPTDAQQAVLGAIGFAENDVLMHKDTNQLPKRKLAWASWNYRLKDDADEEERPASVTYDMNILQRLDAANTYCVTLNNTDEIDTSAVLGSYQYAHPQFSEVMVNAQQRRSQICGVDNLHFCGAYWYNGFHEDGVHSALDVCERFGVNL
- a CDS encoding SDR family NAD(P)-dependent oxidoreductase, with protein sequence MKTLLITGATSGIGKALALHAAEKGYQVIACGRNQGVLDELASKPNIKPLKFDVTSLEDAKQALHNVKCDVAILNAGTCEYVDIDEFESDMFRRVFETNFFGVVHCVEALIPSLKRGNKLVIVDSMARLLPFTRSQAYGASKAALHYFTKSLEVDLHDRGIKVQAVSPGFVETPLTDKNDFDMPMKITATEAAESMLKGIETDKQTVFFPRMFGLILRFMHILPVGLQKKLSLSMREKQ
- a CDS encoding nuclear transport factor 2 family protein; translated protein: MTVLDRFSTMYADICQITLDDLAYIYASNVTFVDPITTHHGLDDVQKYFANLLEQAERCQFDISMIAPVSSNSVTHIVNWTMNLKLKQSDKLITVDGNTQLTVKDDIIVYHKDYYDLGEMVYEHIPLLGFFVKKIKKRLAK
- a CDS encoding LON peptidase substrate-binding domain-containing protein, whose product is MSKTSIPLFPLSAHLLPEGRMALRIFEPRYTRMVKQACAENKGFVMCMLNASGDKSRNEHIYPIGTYAKVVDFDLLDDGLLGIKVAGLELVEVTDVAVESDGLRTGHCRSVSPWNCEISPQQLAPINERLKEIFAKYTEIASLYEETQFDDPIWVLRRWLELLPVDGGQKQQFLKEGGDKNLLNYLCALIR